From bacterium, the proteins below share one genomic window:
- a CDS encoding serine O-acetyltransferase, translating into MASNPRSRTATPTLRTIRNDATSSFTCPEEVLEQAIEGLAGCDETVLSETVCGGILDPNLVTEWVDRAKRLLRFRVDPAELRSEVPGVAEGLFRLLEQVDLPEDGPDAAALTTRFVENLVKLREQLSHDVEAAYAGDPAAAGYDEIVVAYPAIRALAVHRIAHELHGYGVPLLPRIMSEYAHDRTGIDIHPGATIGSHFFIDHGTGIVIGETAHIGDRVRLYQGVTIGAASLRDASKLRGKKRHPTIEDDVTIYAGATILGGDTVIGRGSVIGGSVFLTESVPANSRVMAEAPRQLVKGEDEESMQLQWDL; encoded by the coding sequence ATGGCCAGCAATCCCAGGTCGCGAACGGCGACCCCGACCCTTCGCACGATCCGAAACGACGCCACGAGCTCGTTCACGTGCCCGGAGGAGGTCCTTGAGCAGGCGATCGAAGGCCTCGCGGGCTGCGACGAGACGGTGCTGTCGGAGACCGTGTGCGGCGGGATCCTGGACCCGAACCTGGTGACCGAGTGGGTCGACCGCGCGAAGCGGCTGCTGCGCTTCCGCGTGGATCCGGCGGAGCTCCGCTCCGAGGTGCCCGGCGTGGCGGAAGGTCTGTTCAGGCTCCTCGAGCAGGTCGACCTGCCGGAAGACGGGCCGGACGCGGCGGCGCTGACGACCCGCTTCGTCGAGAACCTGGTCAAGCTCCGGGAACAGCTCTCCCACGACGTCGAGGCCGCCTACGCCGGAGATCCTGCCGCGGCGGGCTACGACGAGATCGTCGTCGCCTACCCGGCGATCCGCGCCCTCGCGGTCCATCGGATCGCCCACGAGCTCCACGGCTACGGCGTGCCGCTCCTGCCGCGGATCATGAGCGAGTACGCCCACGACCGGACGGGAATCGACATCCATCCCGGCGCCACGATCGGCAGCCATTTCTTCATCGACCACGGGACCGGCATCGTGATCGGCGAGACCGCCCACATCGGCGACCGCGTCCGGCTCTACCAGGGCGTGACGATCGGGGCGGCGTCGCTCCGCGATGCTTCGAAGCTGCGCGGGAAGAAGCGCCATCCGACGATCGAGGACGACGTCACGATCTACGCGGGTGCGACGATCCTCGGCGGAGATACAGTCATCGGTCGTGGCAGCGTGATCGGCGGAAGCGTCTTCCTGACCGAGAGCGTGCCGGCGAACAGCCGCGTGATGGCCGAGGCACCGCGGCAGCTGGTCAAGGGCGAAGACGAGGAGTCGATGCAGCTCCAATGGGACCTCTAG
- a CDS encoding cob(I)yrinic acid a,c-diamide adenosyltransferase — MKIYTKRGDAGQTDLFGGERVGKDELRVAAYGDVDELNSVVGVAAASGCDTALADTLQSVQSALFDLGSSLATPDPAHREKYGIAGIAEADIEALESLIDRLEADLEELKTFILPGGSPSAAAFHAARTVCRRAERAVVRLARIDGESVEENSLRYLNRLSDALFVVARHENARLGVADVAWVGRTGGD, encoded by the coding sequence ATGAAGATCTATACGAAGCGCGGCGACGCCGGGCAGACCGACCTCTTCGGGGGCGAGCGCGTCGGCAAGGACGAGCTGCGCGTCGCGGCCTATGGCGACGTGGACGAGCTGAACTCCGTCGTCGGGGTCGCCGCGGCGAGCGGTTGCGACACGGCGCTGGCGGACACGCTGCAGAGCGTCCAGAGCGCACTCTTCGATCTCGGCTCGTCCCTGGCGACGCCGGACCCGGCGCACCGCGAGAAGTACGGGATCGCCGGAATCGCGGAGGCCGACATCGAAGCACTCGAATCGCTCATCGACCGGCTCGAGGCGGACCTCGAGGAGCTGAAGACCTTCATCCTGCCCGGTGGCTCGCCCTCGGCGGCGGCCTTCCATGCCGCTCGGACCGTGTGTCGACGGGCGGAGCGCGCGGTGGTCCGGCTGGCGAGGATCGACGGTGAGTCCGTCGAGGAGAACTCGCTCCGGTACCTCAATCGGCTCTCCGACGCGCTCTTCGTGGTCGCGCGCCACGAGAACGCGCGGCTGGGCGTCGCGGACGTGGCCTGGGTGGGGCGGACGGGCGGGGACTAG
- a CDS encoding YkvA family protein: MSGPPVTIELNPKEQRLYDQLRERLAPPTAGNASGFGDVLLFLPDLTILLLRLLRDERVPLLDKGLAVAGLAYVFSPIDVLPALVMGPVGLLDDLFIVAACLSRLVNHVHPDVVRSHWSGRGDALEVIQNTTGWFERELALRVSDLRRFLAGRGAR, from the coding sequence GTGAGCGGGCCGCCCGTCACGATCGAGCTCAACCCCAAGGAGCAGCGGCTCTACGATCAGCTTCGCGAGCGGCTCGCCCCGCCCACCGCGGGCAACGCCTCCGGCTTCGGGGACGTCCTGCTCTTCCTGCCGGATCTCACGATCCTGCTCCTGCGACTCCTGCGCGACGAGCGCGTGCCGCTCCTCGACAAGGGCCTCGCGGTCGCGGGGCTCGCCTACGTCTTCTCGCCGATCGACGTCCTGCCCGCCCTCGTGATGGGCCCCGTCGGCCTCCTCGACGATCTCTTCATCGTCGCCGCCTGCCTCTCCCGCCTCGTGAACCACGTCCACCCCGACGTCGTCCGGTCCCATTGGTCCGGTCGGGGGGATGCCCTCGAGGTCATCCAGAACACGACCGGCTGGTTCGAGCGCGAGCTGGCGCTGCGCGTGAGCGACCTGCGCCGTTTCCTCGCCGGCCGCGGCGCGCGTTAG
- a CDS encoding HAMP domain-containing histidine kinase: MERSRQTASEPPRSESPFPGRSTSGERPAHAPTGHRVEGGPLRAVDWFLPESATLPDHDALRRARLTISVSFVAGCTVLATLIAATDQPDSWKIRLLSYALGLLLVATPLAFKAGVPVRWLGHGVVAIMAGYALSLAGATGGRDTGGFFLAMLTPLPAVLLLGRRAGTYWAVGLALGMGALATAFQLGAQEIVSPLQSEVARWSFWGCIAGIAGTCGVASIYESLQARTLARLVEAKRLADREHERRLELEAGFRADLERLVEERTRELRESREQLRHADRLASIGTLAAGVAHQINNPVGAILLGSELALSDDDAGAGEERYRETLERIRIDAERCGEIVRNLLRFSRRAVANHDDLDLNEVLERAIETLGTSGRQVELVRSGEALPLLANAIELEQVILNLVTNAVQSGAETISVSARRVQDEAQLEVADDGCGIREDDRDRVFDPFFTTRPTEGGTGLGLSMAHRIVEDHGGRIGVDSKPGRGTRFFVSLPLRGESCEP; the protein is encoded by the coding sequence ATGGAACGATCTCGCCAGACGGCGTCCGAGCCACCGCGATCGGAGAGCCCCTTCCCGGGTCGGTCGACATCCGGGGAGCGACCGGCGCACGCGCCCACCGGACATCGGGTCGAGGGCGGACCGCTGCGGGCCGTCGACTGGTTCCTCCCGGAATCGGCCACGCTGCCGGACCACGACGCGCTGCGACGCGCGCGCCTCACGATCAGCGTCTCCTTCGTCGCCGGGTGCACCGTGCTCGCGACGCTGATCGCGGCGACCGACCAACCCGACTCGTGGAAGATCCGGCTCCTCTCCTACGCCCTCGGCCTCCTGCTCGTCGCCACGCCCCTCGCGTTCAAGGCGGGCGTGCCGGTTCGATGGCTGGGGCACGGCGTCGTCGCGATCATGGCGGGCTACGCGCTCTCGCTGGCCGGGGCGACTGGCGGGCGGGATACCGGCGGGTTCTTCCTCGCCATGCTCACACCGCTGCCCGCGGTGCTCCTGCTCGGCCGCCGCGCCGGCACGTACTGGGCCGTCGGCCTCGCGCTCGGCATGGGCGCCCTCGCAACCGCCTTCCAGCTCGGCGCGCAAGAGATCGTGTCGCCGTTGCAGAGCGAGGTCGCTCGTTGGAGCTTCTGGGGATGCATCGCGGGCATCGCCGGAACCTGCGGCGTCGCGTCGATCTACGAGTCGCTCCAGGCACGCACCCTCGCGCGACTCGTCGAGGCGAAGCGGCTCGCCGACCGCGAGCACGAGCGACGCCTCGAGCTCGAAGCCGGCTTCCGGGCCGACCTCGAGCGACTCGTCGAGGAACGCACCCGGGAGCTCCGGGAGTCTCGCGAGCAGCTGCGTCACGCGGACCGGCTGGCCTCGATCGGCACCCTCGCCGCCGGCGTCGCGCACCAGATCAACAATCCGGTCGGTGCGATTCTGCTCGGCTCGGAGCTCGCCCTCAGCGACGACGACGCGGGAGCGGGCGAGGAGCGCTATCGCGAGACGTTGGAACGGATCCGGATCGACGCCGAACGGTGCGGGGAGATCGTGCGCAACCTGCTTCGGTTCTCGCGACGCGCCGTCGCAAATCACGACGACCTGGACCTGAACGAAGTCCTCGAGCGCGCGATCGAGACGCTCGGGACCTCGGGTCGGCAGGTCGAGCTCGTTCGATCCGGAGAGGCGTTACCGCTTCTCGCGAACGCGATCGAGCTCGAACAGGTGATCCTGAACCTGGTGACCAACGCGGTCCAATCGGGCGCGGAGACGATCTCGGTCTCGGCACGCCGCGTCCAGGACGAGGCCCAGCTGGAGGTCGCCGACGACGGGTGCGGGATCCGCGAAGACGACCGGGACAGAGTCTTCGACCCCTTCTTCACGACCCGCCCGACGGAGGGCGGAACCGGCCTCGGCCTGAGCATGGCCCACCGCATCGTCGAAGATCACGGCGGGCGGATCGGGGTCGACTCCAAGCCCGGGCGCGGCACCCGGTTCTTCGTGTCGTTGCCCCTGCGTGGCGAGTCGTGCGAGCCCTGA
- a CDS encoding acyl-CoA thioesterase — protein MIPEDATTITIRHRVGFHETDAMGIVHHSNYLKYCENARVVWLETHDKSYPDWIELGLHFAVTKVDLDYKQPARFDDMLDVATWLEWVRGASLAMAYVIARDGELLCSGRTEHASINDDGRVRRLPKEDRKRLGRSALSEYHRGD, from the coding sequence ATGATCCCCGAAGACGCGACGACGATCACGATCCGGCATCGGGTCGGTTTCCACGAGACCGATGCGATGGGGATCGTGCATCACTCCAACTATTTGAAGTACTGCGAGAACGCGCGGGTCGTCTGGCTCGAGACCCACGACAAGAGCTATCCGGACTGGATCGAGCTGGGTCTCCACTTCGCGGTCACGAAGGTCGATCTCGACTACAAGCAGCCGGCCCGCTTCGACGACATGCTCGACGTCGCGACCTGGCTCGAGTGGGTCCGCGGCGCCTCCCTCGCCATGGCCTACGTGATCGCGCGCGACGGCGAGCTCCTGTGCTCGGGACGAACCGAGCACGCATCGATCAACGACGATGGTCGTGTGCGGCGCCTGCCCAAAGAGGACAGGAAGCGCCTCGGACGCAGCGCGCTCAGCGAGTACCATCGCGGAGACTGA
- the gloB gene encoding hydroxyacylglutathione hydrolase: MGLTIERIPTFGDNYTYLVICDETQDAAIIDAPEEDPVVERVAATGANVKLILSTHHHFDHSMANPQLAERYGVPVYGHVSDQEQDRLPGQTIGIDEGDTIQLGDQTGRVLFIPSHTTGHVAYVFDDAKAVFTGDMLFAGGCGRLFEGNAQMMYDALCVKLAALPDDYLVYCGHEYTQGNLEFALTVEPENPEIKERLDRVVSLRANAAADWHDATPAEMTIPSTIAEEKATNPFMRASDAEELGRIRELKDNF; the protein is encoded by the coding sequence ATGGGCCTGACCATCGAACGCATTCCGACCTTCGGCGACAACTACACCTATCTGGTGATCTGCGACGAGACGCAGGACGCCGCGATCATCGACGCACCGGAAGAGGATCCGGTCGTCGAGCGAGTCGCCGCGACCGGGGCGAACGTCAAGCTGATCCTCTCCACGCACCACCACTTCGACCACTCGATGGCGAATCCGCAGCTCGCGGAGCGCTACGGCGTCCCGGTCTATGGACACGTCTCGGACCAGGAGCAGGATCGCCTGCCCGGCCAGACGATCGGGATCGACGAAGGCGACACGATCCAGCTCGGCGACCAGACGGGACGCGTCCTCTTCATCCCGTCCCACACGACGGGCCACGTGGCCTACGTGTTCGACGATGCGAAGGCCGTCTTCACCGGCGACATGCTCTTCGCCGGCGGCTGCGGTCGCCTCTTCGAGGGCAACGCGCAGATGATGTACGACGCGCTCTGCGTGAAGCTCGCCGCCCTGCCCGACGACTACCTCGTCTACTGCGGTCACGAGTACACCCAGGGAAACCTCGAGTTCGCGCTGACCGTCGAGCCCGAGAACCCCGAGATCAAGGAGCGCCTCGACCGGGTCGTCTCGCTTCGGGCGAACGCCGCGGCCGACTGGCACGACGCGACCCCGGCGGAGATGACGATCCCGTCGACGATCGCGGAAGAGAAGGCGACGAACCCCTTCATGCGCGCGTCCGACGCCGAAGAGCTCGGCCGCATCCGCGAGCTAAAAGACAACTTCTAG
- a CDS encoding PD-(D/E)XK nuclease family protein, whose product MATIYSHSRLSSFENCPKQFEYRYIQKIPAESEGIEAFVGKRVHEVLERLYIFVGRDQIPGIEKVVDRYHKLWEETYDPERVRIVRENTPLSYYRQLGEDCLRGYYLRHYPFDESEILGLEKRVVFPLDDAGEYKMQGIIDRISRTRDGVIEIHDYKTGARVPSQRILDQDRQLALYQLGLARTYGENTEFRLVWHYVAKNRTCVSSRTKEDLGKLRTETIARIEEIQAATEFPARKISLCGWCEYKRRCPLWTTPEDRARIEAEETAARAAREEAEAEAGDDSQLSLL is encoded by the coding sequence TTGGCGACCATCTACAGCCATTCGCGTCTTTCGAGCTTCGAGAACTGCCCCAAGCAGTTCGAGTACCGGTACATCCAGAAGATCCCGGCCGAATCCGAGGGGATCGAGGCGTTCGTGGGAAAGCGCGTCCACGAGGTTCTCGAGCGTCTCTACATCTTCGTCGGCCGCGACCAGATCCCCGGGATCGAGAAGGTCGTCGACCGCTACCACAAGCTCTGGGAAGAGACCTACGACCCCGAGCGCGTCCGGATCGTCCGCGAGAACACGCCGCTCTCCTACTACCGCCAGCTCGGCGAGGACTGCCTCCGCGGGTACTACCTGCGCCACTATCCCTTCGACGAGAGCGAGATTCTCGGCCTCGAGAAGCGCGTCGTCTTTCCCCTCGACGACGCGGGCGAGTACAAGATGCAGGGCATCATCGACCGCATCTCGCGCACGCGCGACGGTGTGATCGAGATCCACGACTACAAGACGGGCGCGCGGGTTCCGTCGCAGCGCATCCTCGACCAGGACCGGCAGCTCGCGCTCTACCAGCTGGGCCTCGCCCGCACCTACGGCGAGAACACCGAGTTCCGCCTCGTCTGGCACTACGTCGCGAAGAATCGAACCTGTGTCTCGAGCCGGACGAAGGAAGACCTGGGAAAGCTCCGGACCGAGACGATCGCGCGCATCGAAGAGATCCAGGCGGCGACCGAGTTTCCTGCTCGCAAGATCTCTCTCTGCGGCTGGTGCGAGTACAAGCGCCGTTGTCCGCTCTGGACGACGCCGGAGGACCGCGCGCGAATCGAGGCCGAGGAGACCGCCGCGCGGGCCGCCCGCGAAGAGGCGGAGGCGGAGGCGGGCGACGACAGCCAGCTGAGCCTGCTCTGA
- a CDS encoding cytochrome c-type biogenesis protein CcmH codes for MTRSRAKSWLRGVLVAALALALSGCADEGPYTQDLSSELMSPFCPGRTLASCPSPQAGELIQWIQVQEAAGATKDEVVAMLIDRFGEEIQGAPPAEGITLWAYVFPVAGFLGGGGLVAVVLRRIVGRRDDDDEDDDDPDDDSAPPAPPSGPTSPEDDELARLVDEELSNRR; via the coding sequence GTGACGCGATCCCGCGCGAAATCCTGGCTTCGTGGTGTGCTCGTCGCTGCGCTCGCGCTCGCTCTGTCGGGCTGCGCGGACGAGGGGCCGTACACGCAGGACCTCTCGTCCGAGCTGATGAGCCCCTTCTGTCCCGGGCGGACGCTGGCGTCCTGTCCGAGTCCGCAGGCGGGTGAGCTGATCCAGTGGATCCAGGTCCAGGAGGCCGCCGGCGCGACCAAGGACGAGGTGGTCGCGATGTTGATCGACCGCTTCGGTGAGGAGATCCAGGGCGCTCCGCCCGCGGAGGGGATCACGCTCTGGGCCTACGTCTTCCCGGTCGCTGGCTTCCTGGGTGGCGGCGGACTCGTCGCCGTCGTACTCCGGCGGATCGTCGGTCGGCGGGACGACGACGACGAAGACGATGACGACCCGGACGACGACTCGGCGCCGCCCGCACCGCCCTCGGGGCCGACTTCGCCCGAGGACGACGAGCTCGCGCGCCTCGTCGACGAAGAGCTGTCGAACCGGCGCTAG